In Tachysurus vachellii isolate PV-2020 chromosome 12, HZAU_Pvac_v1, whole genome shotgun sequence, the DNA window TTTTAGCATTTGTCCCAATAGTACATGTGTGATTCATGTTCAGGGTGAGTGAgcatctaaaatataaacatgctAACTCATTCTAGcctttatttcttcattcttcACATGATTAGCAGTGTCGCTAGTGAAGTCTGAGAGAAACCTCAGTGTATAAACCATGTTCATGCCGATCAGCTGATGCCCAGAGTCTCGGCTTTCTGCATTATTAGTGTAGAAGATAGATAGCAGTTAGCATTACTaatatgttaataattaatacgttaatgattaattaattaatgctaatctcagtgtgttttgtgttggggaataattttcttttgctttttcctttttttaaaccttattCCTTTCCCTGCATTATTGTAAAtggttagatttatttattttccaaacatTGTTAGCCTTGTTGTGTAAAATGACTGAGAGTTTTGAACAGCTTCCTCACACTGCAGTGTGTTAGCACTTAGCACTGTGGTGTAAAAGCAGGATGTCACACATTATTAGTATGATTAGCATTTCGTATGAGTCACTGAGTGACATTTCATCACTTTTTCCCTGAAGCAGTTTGTCGATTGATCCGCCCTCTGACCTGTCAATCATTTGATTCAGATCAACATTCATAAGATATTTATAGCATGTTTCTGTCACACAATGAAGCTAATTGCACCGTGACAATCTGCTTCAAGTTTTGCTTTAGTCATAGAATTGGGAATCAGTTGTCCTGtgacaatacacacaaaggcATTATgaacacacagctgtgtgtgttagctgttaTAACTAGCAGTTAGCTTGAGTGTTTTTTCCAGGTTTTTCTACAAATATTTAGGTTTTACCTCAGGGCTGCACTAAAAACTATGTGGTTATGTTTCTCAACATGGCTGAACCCATGCTGGGTTAAtggttgatgatgtttttgAGTTTTTTGCCACccctgaggtaaatgttgatgttttgtatatttcagtaacatttctgttctgtctgtgtctcacatGTCTGTATGAAAGAGCAGCTAGCTACTGAACTCATTAACCTCATTCAGTAGCTAACTTATACTCACCAGTCACATTTCTTGGTTGACTAACAACCAAATTCCTTaatgtctctccctctctctctctctccctctccctctccctcagtCACATCATCGCTCGTTCCCTAAGTCTCGTCCATGCAGTACCCTTGACCCGGAACTCATGCTGCACCCAGACATTTTGCCCCGTGCCTCTGCTGTCGCCATGACAACAGAATACTCGTTCCTGCGCACCAGCGTTCCTCGTGGACCCAAACTGGGCAGTCTGGGTATCCCGGCTTCCAAAGAGAGGAAGTCCAAATCATCACGATCCGGAAAGATCCACTCGCTTGCTGACTACAAAACCCCAGACACCTCCAGTGAAAGAGCGTCGTCATCCGGTGTCTCCGTGTCTGCGGTTTCTGACATGAACATAAGCTCAGTCACCACTGTGTCTGAGATCAGTACAAGCTCCATCTCCACACTGTCAGAAACCAGTGTCCTCAGCTCTGAAATTGGTAGAAATGACGGGTACAGCGGAGGGACAGAGCTTGGGTTAGCAGCTAGCATATCTACAGCTGAGAAGCAGGAAGAGGAAGTAGTTGTTGGCCGGTACCCCTCACTGAGGGAGGTGCTACAGGCAGCTAATGAGGAGCTGGAGCTGGAGAAGGAAGGCAGGGCCAACGAGGAGCTGGAGAGTGAAGGCGGGGCCGAGCCACGCAGCCGCAGGGACAGTTTCTCTAGCACGTAcgcatcgttttttttttttttacattataatattgCACAGTTAAATATCACTAAGCTTTATAATGACATGACCCTTTCTGCATCAAGTGACAGGGATTAAGTAGAAGAATCATTTAAATATGGAAATACTATTATAACAGTTTAATGTTTAGACACACCTACTCATTATATATGCAAACAGAGAAGCTTCTGCTACACATGTAATTAGAAGCTCATGGATTTGTCCTGTATTTATAtggctcattgtgtgtgtgtgtgtgtgtgtgtgtgtgtgtgtgcagtgtgtcgTATGGGAGCTCAGTGATGGGGAATCATGATGAGCTGCTGCAGGTGTTGAAGGAGAAGATGAGGCTGGAGGGACAGCTGGAGTCTCTGTCCTCTGAGGCCAGTCAGGTGAGATAATggataatgaaatgaaagtagaatgaataaataataaaagaaattaaaaatgataacaCATGTGGTGTGATACATGCACATAGACACTGCTAAAATATTGAAACACAGAAGTGATTTAAACTCATCAGTGTAATCCACATATGAGCTGATACTCATTGATAATAAAGGAATATGAGTATGAGTCCAGTGCGAGGTCGTGAGGTCAGTGCGTGTCTACGTAAGTATACGGAAAGTGATTATAATGTTGAGCCCCGCCCGCTCTTTGCAGGCTCTGAAGGAGAAGACGGAGCTGCAGGCAGAGTTGGCGGCACTGGACGCACGTCTGCGTGCTCAGTGTGAGGAGACACGCGAGAGTTCTGAGCGTCAGTCGTCCCTGGCTTCAGAGGTGTTGTCCCTGCGCACGGAGAGGGGCGGGCTGGAGCGAGTCATGACAGAACTGCAGGGGCAGCTGGAGGAGAAGAACGCTGGCCTGGAGTCGCTCTCTAAAGACCTGCAGCTTGCCGAGCAGCAGTACCAGAGGCTTATGGGGAGGGTGGAGGACATGCAGCAGAGCCTGAGCTCTAGAGACATCACGGGTGAGGacacagaaacatacaaacAGTGCTAATGAGAAATGATAAAAGTTCTGATTATTGgataaagaaagtgtgtgtgtttgtgtgccctgctCCTTTTCCTACCTCCACTTActcatttcatatttcattgtAATTGCCGGTTCTCAGATTTaagtaagtgtatgtgtgtgtgtcagtgagtgagttgCGTCAGCAGCTGTCCGGactacacacacagctgcagcaGGTGGAGGCTGAACGGGCCGCTCTGAACTCTAGGCTACAGACGTCGCAGGCGGAGGTTCAATCACTGCAGCAGCTGCGCAGCTGGTACCAGCAGCAACTTGCCATTGCACAGGAAGCCAGAGTTCGACTGCAGAGTCAGATGGCCAAcatgcaggtacacacacaaaaaacacacatttttttctgttgtcttTTTACACAgtagtttttttgtatttatgtaatGATGCATACACTGtgtctcctcctcttcctcgcaGGCGGGTCAAATGACTCAGATCGGTGTGCTGGAGAACCTGAAGATAGAGAACGTCAATTTGTCCCACCAGCTCACTGAGACCAAACACCGCTCCATTAAAGAGAAGGAGCGCATCGCTGTCCATCTGCAGAGCATCGAGGTGAGGCAATCCCAGCCATAGCTAACTCCACCTGTAAATCACTTTCACACGCATTTATTTCACCAAAAAACTTCTCTGACTCCatctcttctttattttttgcttcCTCTCTGACTCCTCCTTGACCCCACCTACTCTCTGACTCCTCCTCTCTGACTCTGCCCCTCCAGACAGACATGTTGACGCAGGAAGCAGCCATTCAGCAGATCCAGGACGCAAAGTCGATGGTGGAGAATGACCTGCAGCAGAAACTGGAGGAGCTTGAGGAGGAGCGAGAGCAGCTACTCAAGGTGGCCAGTAAATCTACAACACTGGAGAGGGAACTAgaagaggtacacacacacacatgcacacacacacaccttgcacaTGTAGAGATGTACGAGTGTGGTGTAACTGTAGATATGTGTCTTCTTCCTGTCCTGTGCAGGTGAGATTGTCTCTGTCCCAGAAGGACACTCAGCTCTCAGCGTTCCAGCGAGAACATGTGGATCTGATGAAGAAGCTGACGGAGACTCAGGATGCCCTGCAGAGTAAAGAGCAGGCGCTGCAGCTGATGGAGGCACGCTACGAGCAGCTGCAGGTCGAGCTGGACGAGCTGCAGGCCGACTCCTCCGCCCGAGGCGAAGAACTGCAATTCCTACGCAACGAAAAGATTGTCCTAGAGGTGGCGCTGCAGGCAGCGTGCACTGAGACGAGCCAGCTGGGTGAGGGGGCCGAGAAACTTGGACAGGAAATGCTGGACTCGTCTGATATGCTTGAGAAGCTCAGACAGGAAGTGCAGGTCCAGGCCACGCAGGTGAGTGTCACAGATTCACCTCAACTAAAATATAAGGGTGCCAAAATGAATCTTGAGACAAAAGTTGTTTTAGAGCTAAACCTTATCACACAATACTAGAATACAGCAAATTTATACTTTCCcatctgtgcacacacacacacacacacacccttcaacAAATAAATGGAATAGGAAGCTGTTTAGGCTTCAGTCTGACTCACAGACAGCAGATCGTACCTTGATTATGAGTAAGAACTAAAAGTTGAACGTACTTCCTTCTTCTTTGATTTCTTTACTGTTCTAGATCGAGTCCTTACAGCAGGAGAACGTCTCTCTGAAGAAACTATCACAGAAACTGAAGGAGCAGTTCAACCAGCAGAAGGTACGTATATCAcatacagtgtaatgtagtaaGCTCTGGCCACAGCTcccaccacaaccaccaccacagaGTCCATGTCTTTTAATCTCTGTGCACATTTCTCCATGTCGCCCCCTGCAGGTGATGGTAGAGGCGTACAGGCGAGACGCAGCCTCTAAGGAGCAGCTGATCTCTGAGCTGAAGGCCACCAAGAAGCGTCTGCTGTCTGAGGTGAAAGAGCTGaaggaggaggtgcaacaggcAGAGCATGCGAAGAGGAGTGCGGAGCTGGAGCAGCAGCGCCTCCTGCAGGAGGTCCAGAGAGTGCAGCAGCAGATGAACAGCCTGGAGGAACATCTGCAGGAGgtgcagagtgagagagaccaGCTCGACATGCAGCTGcaggtgcgcacacacacacaaacatacacacacaagcttgtTTTACTTCCTGCTGCTATGAGACCCtaagtgcctgtgtgtgtgtttgtgtgtgtgtttattttctctctctagtCTGTTCAGTTCGACCAGAATCAGCTGTCTGCCGTCACTGAGGAAAATCAGGTCCTAAGGAAGAAGGTGGAGGAGATGCAAAGCGAGGCCAAGACGTGAGTCACATGACCTTTCATCCATCCGTACAGAAACGCTAACGTCTCTAATCATCACCATCATTGTGTTTGCTGTTGTGCTAGTATCAACAAGCTTAGTAACAAAACTTACCCAGTTAGCATGGTTAACTTTTATGCCAACAGGGTTCGATGAATTTAATGGACAATACAATTTTTGTGAATAGAAATGAATTTTATTGCACTGTGAATGTACATTAAGTGCGATCACTTTAATTAGCATCACATAGCTGCTAAAAGTGTAAAGCAATGTAACTTATTCATGTCTGTTTCTCAGTGCGATTTCAGAGCAGAAGGTGAGGATGAAGAGGTTGGGGACGGATCTGACGAGCGCACAGAAGGAGCTGAAGGCGAAGCACAAGGCTTACGAGAACGCTGTGAGCATCCTGAGCCGACGCCTACAGGAAGCTCTGGTGGAGAAGGAGACGGCCGAGGCGGAGCTGTTGAAACTGCGAGCACAGGTGGATGAGAGCGGGAACAACCAGGCTCTGCAGGTAAGGCCCTGATTAAGATGCTAGTGTTAATTTGCTGGGGAATCGCCCAGACGTGGTGACGAGTATAGCGGGTTTGATTCTCAGGCGAAGGTGGAGTCGCTGCAGACAGAGCTGAACACTGTGCTCCAGAGTAAAGCCCTGCTGGAGAAGGAGCTGCAGGAAGTCATCAGTCTGACCAGTGCCGAGCTGGAGGAGTACCAGGAGAAGGTGATGGAGCTGGAGGATGAGGTCAGCAGAGCTACGTGTTCTTCAAGATCTTTAGGCTCTTCTGAAGGCGTGTTTTTAACCCACATGCTGTTGTCCACCTACAGCTGCAGGAGTCGCGTTGCTTTAAGAAGCGAATCAGACGCTTGGAGGACGCTAACAAGAAGCTAACGCTGGAGATTGAGCACGAGAAGGGGAAGCTGACCGGGCTCGGGcaatcccacaatgcattgcgGGAGCATGCTAATGTCCTCGAGGCTGCACTTGCTAAGAGAGAAGCTGACTTGGTCCAACTCAACCTGCAGGTCAGACACTCGACATGTTATCTTTTTAAAatgccaaaagaaaaaaaagatttgtgtttTAAAGTGCTTCTGAATTACGGTTACAGGTTCAAGCCGTGCtgaagaggaaggaggaggaagaccAGCAGATGAGGAACCTGGTCCAGACGCTGCAGGCTGCTCTCGAAAAGGAGAAGATCAAAGTGAAGGAGCTGACTGAGCAGGTGGGTATCTGTTACTG includes these proteins:
- the golga3 gene encoding golgin subfamily A member 3 isoform X3, which encodes MLEQSCTKMDNGNADAASAEINTINTTTQAGGDTSRLKLGEEPHAKENIPNASEPSLEMENEEKIRLEARRRLEEQLKQYRVQRQRERSHHRSFPKSRPCSTLDPELMLHPDILPRASAVAMTTEYSFLRTSVPRGPKLGSLGIPASKERKSKSSRSGKIHSLADYKTPDTSSERASSSGVSVSAVSDMNISSVTTVSEISTSSISTLSETSVLSSEIGRNDGYSGGTELGLAASISTAEKQEEEVVVGRYPSLREVLQAANEELELEKEGRANEELESEGGAEPRSRRDSFSSTVSYGSSVMGNHDELLQVLKEKMRLEGQLESLSSEASQALKEKTELQAELAALDARLRAQCEETRESSERQSSLASEVLSLRTERGGLERVMTELQGQLEEKNAGLESLSKDLQLAEQQYQRLMGRVEDMQQSLSSRDITVSELRQQLSGLHTQLQQVEAERAALNSRLQTSQAEVQSLQQLRSWYQQQLAIAQEARVRLQSQMANMQAGQMTQIGVLENLKIENVNLSHQLTETKHRSIKEKERIAVHLQSIETDMLTQEAAIQQIQDAKSMVENDLQQKLEELEEEREQLLKVASKSTTLERELEEVRLSLSQKDTQLSAFQREHVDLMKKLTETQDALQSKEQALQLMEARYEQLQVELDELQADSSARGEELQFLRNEKIVLEVALQAACTETSQLGEGAEKLGQEMLDSSDMLEKLRQEVQVQATQIESLQQENVSLKKLSQKLKEQFNQQKVMVEAYRRDAASKEQLISELKATKKRLLSEVKELKEEVQQAEHAKRSAELEQQRLLQEVQRVQQQMNSLEEHLQEVQSERDQLDMQLQSVQFDQNQLSAVTEENQVLRKKVEEMQSEAKTAISEQKVRMKRLGTDLTSAQKELKAKHKAYENAVSILSRRLQEALVEKETAEAELLKLRAQVDESGNNQALQAKVESLQTELNTVLQSKALLEKELQEVISLTSAELEEYQEKVMELEDELQESRCFKKRIRRLEDANKKLTLEIEHEKGKLTGLGQSHNALREHANVLEAALAKREADLVQLNLQVQAVLKRKEEEDQQMRNLVQTLQAALEKEKIKVKELTEQVAEVRLEAAHNHRHYRAAVLELSEIRKELQAKEELLRTMQVEARRLEAQDAQRSQDVSRFEAELTEAHTQLQVLQKQLDDELNKQPLTNQEVEDLKWEVEQKQREIDAQRHQLDLSEKCHQKELDTMQETLQRVRVELEMVQEELNSTRKDKFVLQAKVCELRNSMKSLLQQNTQLKQDLKHTRTRKRMEVKCDSTPLTPVKIPDCPVPASLLDELLKPAASVNKEPLNNLHNCLRQLKEEMDSLQKQMEEHTVTVATFNTAEEELQKLGIHNNGCSSNKEKETKPEETPSS
- the golga3 gene encoding golgin subfamily A member 3 isoform X2, whose protein sequence is MLEQSCTKMDNGNADAASAEINTINTTTQAGGDTSRLKLGEEPHAKENIPNGHIRVEPLENGDIQGETGNSSSSVVSLPGAASEPSLEMENEEKIRLEARRRLEEQLKQYRVQRQRERSHHRSFPKSRPCSTLDPELMLHPDILPRASAVAMTTEYSFLRTSVPRGPKLGSLGIPASKERKSKSSRSGKIHSLADYKTPDTSSERASSSGVSVSAVSDMNISSVTTVSEISTSSISTLSETSVLSSEIGRNDGYSGGTELGLAASISTAEKQEEEVVVGRYPSLREVLQAANEELELEKEGRANEELESEGGAEPRSRRDSFSSTVSYGSSVMGNHDELLQVLKEKMRLEGQLESLSSEASQALKEKTELQAELAALDARLRAQCEETRESSERQSSLASEVLSLRTERGGLERVMTELQGQLEEKNAGLESLSKDLQLAEQQYQRLMGRVEDMQQSLSSRDITVSELRQQLSGLHTQLQQVEAERAALNSRLQTSQAEVQSLQQLRSWYQQQLAIAQEARVRLQSQMANMQAGQMTQIGVLENLKIENVNLSHQLTETKHRSIKEKERIAVHLQSIETDMLTQEAAIQQIQDAKSMVENDLQQKLEELEEEREQLLKVASKSTTLERELEEVRLSLSQKDTQLSAFQREHVDLMKKLTETQDALQSKEQALQLMEARYEQLQVELDELQADSSARGEELQFLRNEKIVLEVALQAACTETSQLGEGAEKLGQEMLDSSDMLEKLRQEVQVQATQIESLQQENVSLKKLSQKLKEQFNQQKVMVEAYRRDAASKEQLISELKATKKRLLSEVKELKEEVQQAEHAKRSAELEQQRLLQEVQRVQQQMNSLEEHLQEVQSERDQLDMQLQSVQFDQNQLSAVTEENQVLRKKVEEMQSEAKTAISEQKVRMKRLGTDLTSAQKELKAKHKAYENAVSILSRRLQEALVEKETAEAELLKLRAQVDESGNNQALQAKVESLQTELNTVLQSKALLEKELQEVISLTSAELEEYQEKVMELEDELQESRCFKKRIRRLEDANKKLTLEIEHEKGKLTGLGQSHNALREHANVLEAALAKREADLVQLNLQVQAVLKRKEEEDQQMRNLVQTLQAALEKEKIKVKELTEQVAEVRLEAAHNHRHYRAAVLELSEIRKELQAKEELLRTMQVEARRLEAQDAQRSQDVSRFEAELTEAHTQLQVLQKQLDDELNKQPLTNQEVEDLKWEVEQKQREIDAQRHQLDLSEKCHQKELDTMQETLQRVRVELEMVQEELNSTRKDKFVLQAKVCELRNSMKSLLQQNTQLKQDLKHTRTRKRMEVKCDSTPLTPVKIPDCPVPASLLDELLKPAASVNKEPLNNLHNCLRQLKEEMDSLQKQMEEHTVTVATFNTAEEELQKLGIHNNGCSSNKEKETKPEETPSS
- the golga3 gene encoding golgin subfamily A member 3 isoform X1 → MLEQSCTKMDNGNADAASAEINTINTTTQAGGDTSRLKLGEEPHAKENIPNGHIRVEPLENGDIQGETGNSSSSVVSLPGAGVACFPDSIEKPEGSALQSLRLSIPMQETELSSEPSLEMENEEKIRLEARRRLEEQLKQYRVQRQRERSHHRSFPKSRPCSTLDPELMLHPDILPRASAVAMTTEYSFLRTSVPRGPKLGSLGIPASKERKSKSSRSGKIHSLADYKTPDTSSERASSSGVSVSAVSDMNISSVTTVSEISTSSISTLSETSVLSSEIGRNDGYSGGTELGLAASISTAEKQEEEVVVGRYPSLREVLQAANEELELEKEGRANEELESEGGAEPRSRRDSFSSTVSYGSSVMGNHDELLQVLKEKMRLEGQLESLSSEASQALKEKTELQAELAALDARLRAQCEETRESSERQSSLASEVLSLRTERGGLERVMTELQGQLEEKNAGLESLSKDLQLAEQQYQRLMGRVEDMQQSLSSRDITVSELRQQLSGLHTQLQQVEAERAALNSRLQTSQAEVQSLQQLRSWYQQQLAIAQEARVRLQSQMANMQAGQMTQIGVLENLKIENVNLSHQLTETKHRSIKEKERIAVHLQSIETDMLTQEAAIQQIQDAKSMVENDLQQKLEELEEEREQLLKVASKSTTLERELEEVRLSLSQKDTQLSAFQREHVDLMKKLTETQDALQSKEQALQLMEARYEQLQVELDELQADSSARGEELQFLRNEKIVLEVALQAACTETSQLGEGAEKLGQEMLDSSDMLEKLRQEVQVQATQIESLQQENVSLKKLSQKLKEQFNQQKVMVEAYRRDAASKEQLISELKATKKRLLSEVKELKEEVQQAEHAKRSAELEQQRLLQEVQRVQQQMNSLEEHLQEVQSERDQLDMQLQSVQFDQNQLSAVTEENQVLRKKVEEMQSEAKTAISEQKVRMKRLGTDLTSAQKELKAKHKAYENAVSILSRRLQEALVEKETAEAELLKLRAQVDESGNNQALQAKVESLQTELNTVLQSKALLEKELQEVISLTSAELEEYQEKVMELEDELQESRCFKKRIRRLEDANKKLTLEIEHEKGKLTGLGQSHNALREHANVLEAALAKREADLVQLNLQVQAVLKRKEEEDQQMRNLVQTLQAALEKEKIKVKELTEQVAEVRLEAAHNHRHYRAAVLELSEIRKELQAKEELLRTMQVEARRLEAQDAQRSQDVSRFEAELTEAHTQLQVLQKQLDDELNKQPLTNQEVEDLKWEVEQKQREIDAQRHQLDLSEKCHQKELDTMQETLQRVRVELEMVQEELNSTRKDKFVLQAKVCELRNSMKSLLQQNTQLKQDLKHTRTRKRMEVKCDSTPLTPVKIPDCPVPASLLDELLKPAASVNKEPLNNLHNCLRQLKEEMDSLQKQMEEHTVTVATFNTAEEELQKLGIHNNGCSSNKEKETKPEETPSS